The genomic interval TGCTCCCCGGCCTATTCAGCGGCGGTAAAACCGATCTTCATGGCTTGGCGGGCTTCAGCCAGTATGGGCCGGGCAATCCTGCGGGCCTTTTGGGAACCATCATCCAGAATGTTCAACAGTCCCTTTCTGTCGGCCAGCAGGCGGGTACGTTCTTCATGAATAGGCGTATGAACTGCAGCCACCCTGGCGGCACACCGCTTTTTGCAGTCAACGCAGCCGATCCGTCCCTCCCGGCAAAGCGTGCCGATCTCCTCCCACTCATCCGGATTGAACTCCTTGTGCATGGCATAGACCGAACAGATTTCCGGGTGTCCCGGGTCAGTCTTGTGAATCCGCGCCGGGTCAGTCACCATGGACATGACTTTTTTGCGTACCGCTTCCGGCGGATCGGCAAAGGCGATGACATTGTCATAACTTTTCGACATCTTGCGCCCATCCGTTCCCGGCAGGACCCGGCTCTTGGTCAAAAGTGCACCCGGCTCGGGAAAGAGCTTGCCGTAGAGGTGGTTGAAACGCCTCGCGATTTCGCGGGACAGCTCCAGGTGGGGCAGCTGGTCCTCACCGACCGGCACGTAATCCGCCTTATAGATCAGGACATCTGCCGCCATCAGGCAGGGATAGCCCAAAAAGCCCAGAGTCCTGATCTCCAGATTGGACAGCTCCTGTGTCAACTCCTTATAGGAAGGATTGCGCTCCAGCCACGAGACGGGTGTCAGCATGGACAAAAGCAGCGACAACTCGGCATGTTCCGGCACGGACGATTGCAAAAAGAGAGTGGTCTTTTCCGGATCAATCCCGCTGGCAATGTAGTCGGCCGCCACGCCAAGCGTCAATTCACGGAGCTCCGTTGTGTCCTGGTAATGCGTGGTCAAGGCATGGTAGTCTGCAATGAAATAAAAGCAGCGGTAATCATCCTGCAAGGCAACCCAGTTGGACACGGCCCCCGCAAAATTTCCAATGTGGATTTCTCCCGTGGGCCTGGCGCCCGAAACAACAACCGGTTTTTTCTTTTCATTCAGATCCGTCATATCCACTCCCTCTCAGCCGATAAACATAGGCATCTGCGGCAGGCCGAGCGCCCCCTGCAGCTGCTGAAACAGCCAGGTAACCGGGTACTGGACCAGGTAATTGAAGGGTATCAGAACGTAATTGAGCAGCTGCCACAAAAGTCCGCGGCCAAAGAGGACAATCAGCAAAAAAGCCATGCCGATGTAGCGCTCGTACTGCATCAGTGAATAATACCAGCGGTCGGGCAGGGCAACTCCAAAGACCTTGTAGCCGTCCAGGGGCGGCACAGGCAGCAGATTGAAGACGGCCAGGAGCATGTTCAGGGAATAAAGGGAATAAAAAAGGGTGACCAGCGTGTCCGTCATGGAACCGTTCCGGCTGGTCAGCAGAATAACCGTGTAAACGGTACAAAACAGGATCCAGGCGATGGTCCCAAGGAAAACATTGGACATGGGGCCCGCAAGGCTGGTCAGAAACATGCCCCGCTTGACACTTTTGGCCTTGGTGAAGCGGTTGGGGTTGACGGGCACCGGCTTGGCCCAGCCGATCCCGACCAGCAAAAAAGTGATCGATCCGATCGGGTCCAGGTGACGCAAAGGATTGAGGGTCAAGCGCCCCGCCAAAGCCGCCGTGTCGTCACCCAGCCGGTTGGCCATCCAGGCGTGTGCAAACTCATGGAAGGATAATGACAAGGTCATCACAAAGACCATGATCAGAAGCTGAGTCAGATCCAGCCTTGTGAAATTAAGGATGGGAAGGGCCGCCGCAACGGGTGTCATACCAATCCAATTCAAGCTAACCGATAAAGCCAAGGGCATCTGCTGTTTACTCCTTAAAAGCCGACCCGCCCAGGGGCGGT from Fastidiosipila sp. carries:
- the trpS gene encoding tryptophan--tRNA ligase; the protein is MTDLNEKKKPVVVSGARPTGEIHIGNFAGAVSNWVALQDDYRCFYFIADYHALTTHYQDTTELRELTLGVAADYIASGIDPEKTTLFLQSSVPEHAELSLLLSMLTPVSWLERNPSYKELTQELSNLEIRTLGFLGYPCLMAADVLIYKADYVPVGEDQLPHLELSREIARRFNHLYGKLFPEPGALLTKSRVLPGTDGRKMSKSYDNVIAFADPPEAVRKKVMSMVTDPARIHKTDPGHPEICSVYAMHKEFNPDEWEEIGTLCREGRIGCVDCKKRCAARVAAVHTPIHEERTRLLADRKGLLNILDDGSQKARRIARPILAEARQAMKIGFTAAE
- a CDS encoding site-2 protease family protein, whose translation is MPLALSVSLNWIGMTPVAAALPILNFTRLDLTQLLIMVFVMTLSLSFHEFAHAWMANRLGDDTAALAGRLTLNPLRHLDPIGSITFLLVGIGWAKPVPVNPNRFTKAKSVKRGMFLTSLAGPMSNVFLGTIAWILFCTVYTVILLTSRNGSMTDTLVTLFYSLYSLNMLLAVFNLLPVPPLDGYKVFGVALPDRWYYSLMQYERYIGMAFLLIVLFGRGLLWQLLNYVLIPFNYLVQYPVTWLFQQLQGALGLPQMPMFIG